In a genomic window of Streptomyces roseoviridis:
- a CDS encoding DUF397 domain-containing protein, translated as MSTADLAWFKSTYSGGEGGECIEVAYEWRKSSYSDGEGGNCVEVAAHPTTVHVRDSKNPDGPQLAVAPAVWSSFVSYARV; from the coding sequence ATGAGCACCGCGGATCTGGCCTGGTTCAAGAGCACCTACAGCGGCGGCGAGGGCGGCGAGTGCATCGAAGTCGCCTACGAGTGGCGCAAGTCGAGCTACAGCGATGGTGAAGGCGGCAACTGCGTCGAGGTCGCCGCGCACCCCACCACCGTCCACGTGCGCGACTCCAAGAACCCCGACGGGCCCCAGCTCGCCGTGGCGCCCGCCGTGTGGTCGTCGTTCGTGTCGTACGCGCGCGTCTGA
- a CDS encoding MerR family transcriptional regulator, whose protein sequence is MTAWSIADVARMSGVTTRTLRHYDEIGLLPPAWTASNGHRYYEESQLLRLQQILLMREMDVGLREIRAVLDSRADRVAVLREHHARLLAERERIATLARTVARTIAELEESEDEDTMTKINRPENLFEGFQADPEMEAEVRERWPEAYEESRKAVEELTAEAGEEWQREVTAQMIRFAEFMAAGTPADDPAVQAEVDAHYRGVCRFWTPTAEAYRGLGATYAEDPRFRANFDRIAEGLAEYQRAAMDVYADARLG, encoded by the coding sequence ATGACGGCCTGGTCGATCGCGGACGTGGCCCGGATGTCCGGGGTCACCACCCGGACCCTGCGGCACTACGACGAGATCGGTCTGCTGCCGCCCGCCTGGACCGCGAGCAACGGACACCGCTACTACGAGGAGTCCCAGCTGCTGCGCCTCCAGCAGATCCTGCTCATGCGGGAGATGGACGTGGGGCTGCGCGAGATCCGGGCCGTCCTGGACAGCCGGGCCGACCGGGTGGCGGTGCTCCGCGAGCACCATGCCCGGCTGCTGGCGGAGCGGGAACGGATCGCCACCCTGGCCAGGACGGTGGCCCGCACCATCGCCGAACTTGAGGAGAGCGAGGACGAGGACACCATGACGAAGATCAACCGACCGGAGAACCTCTTCGAGGGCTTCCAGGCCGACCCGGAGATGGAAGCCGAGGTCAGGGAACGATGGCCGGAGGCGTACGAGGAGTCCCGGAAGGCGGTCGAGGAGCTGACCGCGGAGGCCGGCGAGGAGTGGCAGCGCGAGGTCACCGCGCAGATGATCCGCTTCGCCGAGTTCATGGCCGCCGGCACCCCGGCCGACGACCCGGCGGTGCAGGCCGAGGTGGACGCCCACTACCGGGGCGTGTGCCGCTTCTGGACCCCGACCGCGGAGGCGTACCGGGGCCTGGGCGCCACGTACGCGGAGGACCCGAGGTTCCGCGCGAACTTCGACCGGATCGCCGAAGGGCTCGCCGAGTACCAGCGCGCGGCGATGGACGTGTACGCGGACGCCCGACTGGGCTGA
- a CDS encoding SSI family serine proteinase inhibitor, with product MKRTLAHAFAAATCAAALGLGLSGTATAGPVPVPVTGPEAPAAEWAPKPPTRLHLTVTDSAGVEKDVFLGCRPNGGNHPKADLACDALHDSAGDFDKLKGELRSCTQQYDPVTAKAEGTFNDTPVSWTKTFGNACEMEAATAPVFVF from the coding sequence ATGAAGCGAACGCTTGCCCACGCCTTTGCCGCCGCCACCTGCGCCGCCGCCCTGGGCCTCGGCCTCTCCGGCACGGCCACCGCCGGCCCCGTACCCGTCCCCGTCACCGGACCGGAAGCCCCCGCCGCCGAGTGGGCTCCGAAGCCCCCCACCCGCCTGCACCTGACGGTCACCGACTCGGCCGGTGTCGAGAAGGACGTCTTCCTCGGCTGTCGCCCGAACGGTGGCAACCACCCGAAGGCGGACCTGGCCTGTGACGCCCTCCACGACTCCGCCGGCGACTTCGACAAGCTGAAGGGCGAGCTGAGGTCCTGCACCCAGCAGTACGACCCGGTCACGGCGAAGGCCGAGGGCACGTTCAACGACACCCCCGTCTCCTGGACGAAGACCTTCGGCAACGCGTGCGAGATGGAAGCGGCGACGGCCCCCGTTTTCGTGTTCTGA
- a CDS encoding helix-turn-helix transcriptional regulator: protein MSGNEEERPERPSEVDGTAHLFRALGKIIKVLRKNAGLSQAELADATHCSEDLVSSVERGVRTPQPDFLIRADPVLGAGGVLTASVDDVREALARARVRHPDWFRSFAKEEAEAVALHYYAVQAVPGILQTRTYAEAVFRHRRPLYDEETLEKRISDRISRQVILDKWPAPTLSFVIEEAVLRRPLCGVEAFREQMRRLIEVAQRRTVHLQVLPFDCTEHPGLEGAFTLLTPKGRREVAYIESYSHARLITDPEEVRTYTERYGIIRAQALTSHESLDLIEKMLGEL, encoded by the coding sequence ATGTCGGGAAACGAGGAGGAGCGGCCGGAACGGCCGTCCGAAGTCGACGGTACGGCGCACCTGTTCAGGGCGCTCGGGAAGATCATCAAGGTCCTGCGCAAGAACGCGGGCCTGAGCCAGGCGGAACTGGCGGACGCCACGCACTGTAGCGAGGACCTGGTCTCCTCGGTAGAGCGCGGCGTCCGCACCCCGCAGCCGGACTTCCTGATCCGGGCGGACCCGGTGCTGGGCGCCGGCGGGGTGCTGACCGCGTCGGTGGACGACGTGCGGGAGGCACTGGCGCGGGCGAGGGTGCGGCATCCGGATTGGTTCCGGAGCTTCGCGAAGGAGGAAGCGGAGGCGGTCGCGCTGCACTACTACGCGGTGCAGGCCGTGCCGGGCATTCTGCAGACCCGGACCTACGCGGAGGCGGTCTTCCGGCACCGCCGTCCGCTGTACGACGAGGAGACGCTCGAGAAGCGGATCTCGGATCGCATTTCACGGCAGGTGATCTTGGACAAGTGGCCTGCGCCGACGCTTAGCTTCGTCATCGAGGAGGCCGTGCTACGCCGACCGTTGTGCGGTGTTGAAGCCTTCCGCGAGCAGATGCGACGCCTCATCGAGGTCGCCCAACGGCGGACCGTGCACCTCCAGGTCTTGCCCTTCGACTGCACAGAACACCCCGGCTTGGAAGGGGCATTCACGCTTCTCACGCCTAAGGGACGCCGAGAGGTCGCGTACATCGAGAGCTACAGTCACGCCCGGCTGATCACCGACCCAGAAGAGGTGCGCACCTACACCGAGCGCTATGGGATTATCCGCGCACAGGCACTCACGTCCCACGAGTCCCTGGACTTGATCGAGAAGATGCTGGGAGAGCTATGA
- a CDS encoding ATP-binding protein, translated as MKTEMTTPTSESGDQFKGVFAQRLSSTRRGARLARLLAVQQMRDWGLTDTDAAELVVAELAGNAVTHGRVPGRDFEVRLLLAEDHVRVEVSDTRAEREPEPNPYPDEHGYGLLLVAALATAWGVKGRSVGKTVWAAVAAS; from the coding sequence ATGAAGACGGAAATGACCACCCCAACCAGTGAGTCCGGCGACCAGTTCAAGGGCGTGTTCGCGCAACGGCTCTCTTCCACGCGCCGGGGCGCTCGGCTCGCGCGCCTGCTCGCCGTGCAGCAGATGAGGGACTGGGGGCTGACGGACACGGACGCCGCCGAGCTGGTGGTGGCGGAGCTGGCCGGCAACGCCGTCACGCACGGTCGCGTGCCCGGCCGGGACTTCGAGGTGCGGCTGCTGCTCGCCGAGGACCACGTCCGGGTCGAGGTCTCCGACACCCGCGCCGAGCGCGAGCCGGAGCCGAACCCGTATCCGGACGAGCACGGCTACGGCCTCCTGCTCGTCGCCGCGCTCGCCACTGCCTGGGGCGTGAAGGGCCGGTCCGTGGGCAAGACGGTCTGGGCGGCGGTGGCGGCTTCGTGA
- a CDS encoding DoxX family protein: MQTVWLTGVEWLAVLRIGLGLWWLESWRHKDRKGWFERGTGISWAAEVAADHRWPLVRKGFETVVAPRPRLMAYMVVHAELALGLGLVTGLLTPVALIGGLLLNLLYLTLMIHDWAEQGQNAMMGLISLVALFAVSWQTWSLDHAIGLF, translated from the coding sequence ATGCAGACCGTCTGGCTCACCGGCGTCGAATGGCTCGCCGTCCTCCGCATCGGCCTCGGCCTGTGGTGGCTGGAGAGCTGGCGCCACAAGGACAGAAAGGGATGGTTCGAGCGCGGCACCGGCATCTCCTGGGCCGCCGAGGTCGCCGCCGACCACCGGTGGCCGCTCGTGAGGAAGGGCTTCGAGACCGTCGTCGCGCCCCGCCCCCGACTCATGGCGTACATGGTCGTCCACGCCGAACTCGCCCTCGGCCTGGGCCTGGTGACCGGCCTCCTCACCCCCGTCGCCCTGATCGGCGGCCTGCTCCTCAACCTCCTCTATCTCACCCTGATGATCCACGACTGGGCCGAGCAGGGGCAGAACGCCATGATGGGGCTGATCTCCCTCGTCGCCCTCTTCGCCGTCTCCTGGCAGACCTGGTCCCTCGACCACGCGATCGGACTCTTCTGA
- the bla gene encoding class A beta-lactamase produces the protein MRPTRRTILATGAGAAFAAALPLTPAHAAPGRPRQRLRALEQEHGARLGAYAYDTGSGRLVTYRADERFPMCSLFKTLCSAAVLRDLDRDGEFLARRIHYTQEYVTRSGWSPITKDHVATGMTVAQLCEYAITHSDNTAANLLLRELGGPTAITRFARSIGDEVTRLDRWEPELNSAEPWRETDTTTPRAIARSYARLVLGGALAPDDRRRLTGWMLANTTSDERFRKGLPADWTLADKTGGGRYGGNNDAGIAWPPGRPPVVLAVMTTKPAEDAAADNELVARAAEVLADAVTR, from the coding sequence GTGCGTCCCACCCGTCGGACGATCCTCGCCACCGGCGCCGGTGCGGCCTTCGCCGCCGCCCTGCCCCTGACCCCGGCGCACGCCGCACCGGGCCGCCCCCGGCAGCGGTTGCGCGCCCTGGAGCAGGAGCACGGCGCCCGCCTCGGCGCGTACGCGTACGACACCGGCAGCGGGCGTCTGGTGACGTACCGCGCCGACGAACGCTTCCCCATGTGCTCGCTGTTCAAGACCCTGTGTTCGGCGGCGGTCCTGCGGGACCTGGACCGCGACGGCGAGTTCCTCGCACGGCGCATCCACTACACGCAGGAGTACGTGACACGCTCGGGCTGGTCGCCGATCACGAAGGACCACGTGGCCACCGGCATGACGGTGGCCCAGCTGTGCGAGTACGCGATCACCCACAGCGACAACACGGCCGCCAACCTGCTGCTGCGCGAGCTGGGCGGCCCGACGGCCATCACCCGCTTCGCCCGCTCCATCGGCGACGAGGTGACCCGGCTCGACCGCTGGGAGCCGGAGCTGAACTCGGCCGAGCCGTGGCGCGAGACGGACACCACGACCCCGCGCGCGATCGCCCGCTCGTACGCCCGGCTGGTCCTGGGCGGGGCCCTCGCGCCCGACGACCGGCGGCGGCTGACCGGCTGGATGCTGGCCAACACCACCAGCGACGAGCGGTTCCGCAAGGGGCTGCCGGCCGACTGGACGCTGGCCGACAAGACCGGCGGCGGCCGCTACGGCGGCAACAACGACGCGGGCATCGCCTGGCCCCCGGGACGGCCGCCGGTCGTCCTGGCCGTCATGACCACCAAGCCCGCCGAGGACGCGGCGGCGGACAACGAGCTGGTGGCGCGAGCGGCCGAGGTGCTGGCGGACGCCGTGACCCGGTAA
- a CDS encoding NAD(P)/FAD-dependent oxidoreductase, whose amino-acid sequence MVTTPQAPPSQAVHPVYVIGGGPGGLAVAATLRARGVRAVVLEKSDAVGASWRGHYDRLRLHTTRRLSALPGLKIPRSYGRWVARADVVRYLEAYAEEHELEIVTGVEVFRVERDGTDWVLHATGGRRMVGSAVVVATGYNHTPRLPAWPGRGTYEGELRHAREYRNPVPYEGKDVLVVGVGNTGAEIAADLAEGGAARVRLAVRTVPHIVRRTTLGWPAQRSGILVRRLPVGLVDLLGRGLARFASPDLSAHGLPRPDTGLATRTRAGAVPVQDVGLVAAVRSGKVEVVAAVEALDGREVVLADGSRITPDAVIAATGYDRALEPLVGHLGVLDAAGRPLTRGSRCPRTAPGLYFIGFTNPISGMLRELARDAEKIARRIAKGRR is encoded by the coding sequence ATGGTCACCACCCCCCAAGCACCACCCTCACAGGCCGTCCACCCGGTGTACGTCATCGGCGGCGGCCCCGGCGGACTCGCGGTCGCCGCCACCCTGCGCGCCCGTGGCGTCCGCGCCGTCGTCCTGGAGAAGTCCGACGCCGTCGGCGCCTCCTGGCGCGGGCACTACGACCGGCTGCGCCTGCACACCACCCGGCGCCTGTCCGCGCTCCCGGGCCTGAAGATTCCGCGCTCCTACGGGCGTTGGGTCGCACGGGCGGACGTGGTCCGCTACCTGGAGGCGTACGCGGAGGAGCACGAGCTGGAGATCGTCACCGGCGTCGAGGTCTTCCGCGTCGAGCGGGACGGCACGGACTGGGTGCTGCACGCGACCGGGGGACGGCGCATGGTCGGCAGCGCCGTGGTCGTCGCCACCGGCTACAACCACACCCCGCGACTGCCGGCGTGGCCCGGCCGAGGCACGTACGAGGGCGAGCTCAGGCACGCGCGGGAGTACCGCAACCCGGTGCCGTACGAGGGCAAGGACGTCCTGGTCGTGGGCGTCGGCAACACGGGGGCGGAGATCGCCGCCGACCTGGCGGAGGGCGGTGCCGCCCGGGTGCGGCTCGCGGTGCGGACCGTTCCGCACATCGTGCGCCGCACGACGCTGGGCTGGCCCGCCCAGCGCAGCGGCATCCTGGTCCGGCGGCTGCCGGTGGGGCTGGTCGACCTGCTGGGCCGGGGGCTCGCCAGGTTCGCGTCGCCCGACCTGAGCGCCCACGGACTGCCCCGCCCGGACACGGGCCTGGCGACCCGCACGCGGGCGGGGGCGGTGCCGGTGCAGGACGTCGGCCTGGTCGCCGCCGTCCGGTCCGGGAAGGTCGAGGTCGTCGCGGCCGTCGAGGCGTTGGACGGCCGCGAGGTCGTCCTCGCGGACGGCAGCCGGATCACCCCGGACGCGGTCATCGCCGCCACCGGCTACGACCGCGCCCTCGAACCGCTCGTGGGCCACCTGGGCGTCCTGGACGCGGCCGGCCGCCCGCTGACCCGCGGATCCCGCTGCCCGCGCACGGCACCCGGGCTGTACTTCATCGGATTCACCAACCCGATCAGCGGGATGCTGCGGGAACTGGCGAGGGACGCGGAGAAGATCGCGCGCCGGATCGCGAAGGGACGCCGCTAG
- a CDS encoding AraC family transcriptional regulator, whose amino-acid sequence MLEELNRALDHVEHHLDREVDVAEAARIAMTSEYHFRRLFSALAGMPLSVYVRRRRMTLAGAEVLAGERTLLDIAVRYGYGSGEAFARAFRSVHGVGPGEVRRTGAVLTSQPRMSFRVVVEGSSTMRYRIVEKDAFRIVGRKARIPLVHEGVNAAAAAHVANLGEQAIVRMKALSDRDPEGVLSAVEHLSDSREEGAEVDYWIGVATGPGTTAEDLDVLDVPAGTWAVFDNRGPYPSALQELWRDVFTQWFPSNPYASRPGPELLKTQPVEIGAETGSQLWVPVERVTG is encoded by the coding sequence GTGCTGGAGGAGCTGAACCGGGCCCTGGACCACGTGGAGCACCATCTCGACCGCGAGGTGGACGTCGCCGAGGCCGCCCGGATCGCGATGACGTCGGAGTACCACTTCCGGCGGCTGTTCTCGGCGCTCGCCGGAATGCCGCTCTCCGTCTACGTACGGCGTCGGCGCATGACGCTGGCCGGTGCCGAGGTGCTGGCCGGGGAGCGCACGCTGCTCGACATCGCGGTGCGGTACGGCTACGGGTCGGGCGAGGCGTTCGCCCGGGCGTTCCGCTCCGTGCACGGGGTGGGGCCGGGCGAGGTCCGGCGCACGGGAGCGGTGCTCACGTCACAGCCGCGGATGTCCTTCCGTGTCGTCGTCGAAGGGAGCAGCACCATGCGGTATCGGATCGTCGAGAAGGACGCCTTCCGGATCGTCGGCAGGAAGGCCCGGATCCCGCTCGTCCACGAGGGGGTGAACGCGGCCGCCGCGGCGCACGTGGCGAACCTGGGCGAGCAGGCGATCGTACGGATGAAGGCGCTGTCCGACCGGGACCCGGAAGGGGTCCTGTCGGCGGTGGAGCACCTGTCCGACAGCCGCGAGGAGGGGGCGGAGGTCGACTACTGGATCGGGGTGGCCACCGGCCCGGGGACGACGGCCGAGGACCTCGACGTCCTCGACGTGCCGGCCGGGACCTGGGCGGTCTTCGACAACCGCGGGCCCTACCCGAGCGCCCTCCAGGAGTTGTGGCGGGACGTCTTCACGCAGTGGTTCCCCTCGAACCCGTACGCGAGCCGGCCGGGCCCGGAGCTCCTGAAGACCCAGCCGGTGGAGATCGGTGCGGAGACGGGCTCCCAGCTGTGGGTGCCGGTGGAACGGGTCACGGGCTGA
- a CDS encoding HAD-IA family hydrolase — MTSTFILFDVDGTLMDAVENQRRVWHAWAARHGLDGDEVYAVALRTRPVETFAAVAPDADPDECLALLHALEDEDVRTGTYSAFDGAAELLNALPADRWALVTSNYEHRVRGRFERTGLPLPELIVDAACVREGKPSPVPYLTAAEKLGADPADCLVIEDAPSGVRSGRAAGMTVWTVNTPTAAEGSHRHFATLAEAAPEILASVRTR, encoded by the coding sequence ATGACCAGCACCTTCATCCTCTTCGACGTCGACGGCACCCTGATGGACGCAGTCGAGAACCAGCGGCGCGTCTGGCACGCCTGGGCCGCCCGCCACGGGCTGGACGGGGACGAGGTGTACGCCGTCGCGCTGCGGACGCGGCCGGTGGAGACGTTCGCGGCCGTCGCGCCCGACGCCGATCCCGACGAGTGCCTCGCCCTCCTGCACGCGCTGGAGGACGAGGACGTACGGACGGGTACGTACAGCGCCTTCGACGGCGCGGCCGAGCTCTTGAACGCCCTGCCCGCCGACCGGTGGGCGCTGGTGACGTCGAACTACGAGCACCGGGTGCGCGGCCGGTTCGAACGGACCGGGCTGCCGCTGCCCGAGCTCATCGTGGACGCGGCCTGCGTCCGCGAGGGCAAGCCCTCCCCCGTGCCGTACCTGACCGCCGCCGAGAAGCTGGGCGCGGACCCGGCCGACTGTCTCGTGATCGAAGACGCGCCGTCCGGCGTACGGTCCGGGCGGGCGGCCGGGATGACGGTCTGGACCGTCAACACGCCCACGGCGGCAGAGGGCTCCCACCGGCATTTCGCGACGCTCGCGGAGGCCGCCCCCGAGATCCTGGCGAGCGTCCGGACGCGCTGA
- a CDS encoding Zn-ribbon domain-containing OB-fold protein: MTATPTPANLPDIDAFTRPYWDAAAEGRLLLRHCAACDRAHHYPREFCPHCWSDAVTWRRASGRAVLYTWSVVHRNDLPPFGDRVPYVAAVVDLAEGPRMMTEIVDCPERDLRIGMDVEVAFRRERLPEGDLGEGVLHVPVFRPRRAD, encoded by the coding sequence ATGACGGCCACCCCCACCCCCGCGAACCTCCCGGACATCGACGCCTTCACCCGGCCCTACTGGGACGCCGCAGCCGAGGGCCGCCTCCTCCTGCGCCACTGCGCCGCCTGCGACCGCGCCCACCACTACCCGCGCGAGTTCTGCCCCCACTGCTGGAGCGACGCCGTCACCTGGCGCCGGGCGAGCGGCCGCGCGGTGCTCTACACCTGGTCCGTCGTCCACCGCAACGACCTCCCGCCCTTCGGCGACCGCGTCCCCTACGTGGCGGCCGTCGTGGACCTGGCCGAGGGCCCGCGCATGATGACCGAGATCGTCGACTGCCCGGAGCGGGACCTGCGCATCGGCATGGACGTGGAGGTCGCCTTCCGCCGCGAACGGCTTCCGGAAGGCGATCTCGGCGAGGGCGTCCTCCACGTCCCTGTCTTCAGGCCCCGGCGAGCGGACTGA